Proteins encoded together in one Microbacterium sp. ABRD28 window:
- a CDS encoding alpha/beta hydrolase has product MPYVTTDDGTRIFYKDWDGGGTPVLLSHGWPLNSDAWEATALVLAQHGHRAIAHDRRGHGKSTQSWNGNEMDTYADDLACLIDHLDLQNLTLIGHSTGGGEVLHYVARHGSARVAKLVLVSAVPPMMVKTDDNPGGLPITVFDDIRAGEASNRSQLYRDLADGPFFGNNRTGDVPQGTRDAFWLQGLASGTRNAYECIAAFSATDFRPDLDKVDVPTLVVHGDDDQIVPFEISGRLSAAGIRDAELVVYEGGAHGLPDTERERLHDDILRFIRS; this is encoded by the coding sequence ATGCCCTACGTGACCACCGATGACGGAACGCGAATCTTCTACAAAGACTGGGATGGCGGGGGGACGCCCGTGCTGCTCAGTCACGGCTGGCCCCTCAATTCCGACGCGTGGGAGGCGACGGCGCTCGTCCTCGCCCAGCATGGCCACCGTGCGATCGCGCACGACCGCCGCGGACACGGCAAGTCGACCCAGTCCTGGAACGGCAACGAGATGGACACCTACGCCGATGACCTCGCCTGCCTCATCGACCACCTCGACCTGCAGAATCTCACCCTCATCGGCCACTCGACCGGAGGCGGCGAGGTGCTGCACTACGTGGCGCGCCACGGTTCGGCGCGGGTTGCGAAGCTCGTGCTCGTGTCGGCGGTTCCGCCGATGATGGTGAAGACCGACGACAACCCGGGTGGTCTGCCGATCACGGTCTTCGACGACATCCGTGCGGGCGAAGCATCCAATCGGTCGCAGCTGTATCGCGACCTGGCCGACGGACCCTTCTTCGGCAACAACCGCACCGGCGACGTGCCGCAGGGCACGCGCGACGCCTTCTGGCTGCAGGGCCTGGCGTCGGGCACGCGAAACGCCTACGAGTGCATCGCTGCGTTCTCGGCCACCGACTTCCGCCCCGACCTCGACAAGGTCGACGTGCCCACGCTCGTGGTCCACGGCGACGACGACCAGATCGTGCCGTTCGAGATCAGCGGACGCCTGTCGGCCGCGGGCATCCGCGACGCCGAACTCGTCGTCTACGAGGGTGGGGCGCACGGACTGCCTGACACCGAGCGCGAGCGCCTGCATGACGACATTCTCCGCTTCATCCGTTCCTGA
- a CDS encoding alpha/beta hydrolase, whose amino-acid sequence MSTDNAPDTIVLVHGLWVTPRSWEEWKSRYEAKGYTVVTPAYPGFEIEVEALRENTDVIANLTVPETVEHLAGVIEALPAPPIIMGHSFGGLLTQMLLARGLGAAGVAIDSAPTEGVRVTPLSQARSLFPALKNPANFRRAVGFTKEEWHYAFANALSREESDAAWERYAIPAPGNWVWAYGLLANFQPGHQETWVDYSVDRAPLLFIGGSIDHIMPPAVNKSNAKHWGKSPALTDYYEFEGRGHWTCGEPGWEAVADYALDWALQHARPLSARSDA is encoded by the coding sequence ATGAGCACCGACAACGCACCCGACACGATCGTCCTCGTCCACGGCCTCTGGGTCACGCCCCGCAGTTGGGAGGAGTGGAAATCCCGTTACGAAGCCAAGGGCTACACCGTGGTCACCCCGGCCTACCCAGGCTTCGAGATCGAAGTCGAAGCCCTGCGCGAGAACACCGACGTCATCGCCAACCTCACCGTGCCCGAGACCGTCGAGCACCTCGCCGGCGTCATCGAGGCGCTCCCCGCGCCGCCGATCATCATGGGCCACTCCTTCGGCGGGCTTCTCACCCAAATGCTTCTCGCCCGCGGGCTCGGGGCCGCAGGGGTCGCGATCGACTCCGCACCGACCGAGGGGGTACGGGTCACGCCGCTGTCGCAGGCGCGATCGCTCTTCCCGGCGCTGAAGAATCCCGCGAACTTCCGTCGCGCCGTCGGCTTCACGAAGGAGGAGTGGCACTACGCGTTCGCCAACGCGCTCAGCCGAGAGGAATCGGATGCCGCGTGGGAGCGCTACGCGATCCCGGCACCGGGCAACTGGGTGTGGGCCTACGGGTTGCTGGCGAACTTCCAGCCCGGGCACCAGGAGACGTGGGTGGACTACTCGGTCGACCGCGCGCCGCTGCTCTTCATCGGGGGGAGCATCGACCACATCATGCCCCCGGCGGTGAACAAGTCCAACGCCAAGCACTGGGGCAAGTCCCCTGCGCTGACGGACTACTACGAGTTCGAGGGACGCGGCCACTGGACCTGCGGCGAACCCGGATGGGAGGCCGTCGCCGACTACGCCCTCGACTGGGCGCTGCAGCACGCGCGGCCGCTGTCGGCGCGGTCGGACGCCTGA
- a CDS encoding MBL fold metallo-hydrolase, with amino-acid sequence MRLTRIGGPTVLVQLAGWRILVDPTFDPPGRRYAFALGTSSTKTKGPLVAAADIGPIDVILLSHDHHADNLDDAGRALLPGATHVITTHSGARRLGFPAAHGLRPDESILLEADGKEALRVLATPGRHGPPLSRAIVGDVIGFTLRRQHRPHPDLWITGDTVLTRKLLRVARGMTVDVAIVHAGGVGFPATGPLTYTMTGRDVVRFIEALRASVVVPAHYDGWSHFRDGEDGLRRALAAAPREAGARVRWLPDGVAVEVS; translated from the coding sequence ATGCGCCTCACGCGGATCGGCGGGCCGACCGTGCTCGTCCAATTGGCCGGGTGGCGCATCCTCGTCGACCCCACCTTCGACCCGCCGGGGCGGCGGTACGCCTTCGCTCTCGGCACCTCGAGCACGAAGACGAAAGGTCCTCTCGTGGCGGCCGCGGACATCGGGCCGATCGATGTGATCCTGCTCAGTCACGATCACCACGCCGACAATCTGGATGACGCGGGCCGCGCGCTCCTTCCCGGAGCGACGCACGTCATCACGACGCACAGTGGCGCACGGCGACTGGGGTTCCCGGCGGCGCATGGCCTGCGGCCCGACGAGTCGATCCTGCTCGAGGCTGACGGCAAGGAGGCGCTCCGGGTGCTGGCGACGCCCGGGCGTCATGGGCCGCCGCTCAGCAGAGCGATCGTCGGTGATGTGATCGGGTTCACTCTGCGGCGGCAGCACCGCCCGCATCCGGATCTGTGGATCACCGGTGACACCGTGCTCACGCGGAAGCTTCTGCGGGTGGCTCGCGGGATGACAGTGGATGTCGCCATCGTCCACGCCGGCGGGGTCGGATTTCCCGCGACGGGGCCGCTGACGTACACGATGACCGGGCGCGACGTCGTGCGCTTCATCGAGGCGCTGCGGGCGAGTGTCGTGGTGCCGGCGCACTACGACGGGTGGTCGCACTTCCGCGACGGGGAGGACGGGCTGCGTCGGGCTCTGGCGGCTGCTCCGCGTGAAGCGGGCGCGAGGGTGCGGTGGCTACCTGACGGGGTGGCGGTGGAAGTCAGCTGA
- the sulP gene encoding sulfate permease: MNVRKATRNRTGGFLPIVQWLPRYERRWLRPDLIAGVAVVAMIVPKNLGYAEIAGVPVQNGLYAAAAGAVIYALFCTSRQISTGPSSALATVAGGAVIVTGVTGGDAAQLVAAITLVTGILLLLLALFRMGWIAQFLSRAVVTGFLAGAAIDVVAGELPKLTGTAADGDNVWRELASWVIGLGDTHLPTLLVGAAALAVILALRFWAPKVPGALVLVVGGLLAAALLDLGERGVALVGTVPSGLPLPQLPSLDVVRENIPEIAIAALALLLIGFSQTAGDARSFATRHHYRIDANQEAVAQGMANVGAGLVQGMPVSTSLSASSLNESAGARTPVASLTTGGLVILTLVFLAPLFADLPKAVLGAVIIDAVVFGMIDLKEFSRLRRVSRFDFWIAVAATAGVLWSGVLFGIVIGIALSLLWLIYVSTRPAMPLLGREPGTQVFRDIVLNPADETFPGIAVVRLDGGLFFATAEAFDERVRELMLGEPPITTVVIDLEGVAFVDSQGAATLTELVDLAEERGIALRLARMKPQLIPALDAEGVLDRIGADRIHGNVHRAVQAQLAQGAGDDALS, encoded by the coding sequence GTGAACGTGCGGAAAGCGACGAGGAACCGTACCGGGGGGTTCCTGCCGATCGTGCAGTGGTTGCCCCGATACGAGCGACGGTGGTTGCGCCCCGACCTCATCGCGGGCGTCGCCGTGGTGGCGATGATCGTGCCGAAGAACCTCGGATACGCCGAGATCGCGGGGGTGCCGGTGCAGAACGGCCTGTACGCCGCGGCGGCGGGTGCTGTCATCTACGCGCTGTTCTGCACGTCGCGGCAGATCTCAACCGGTCCGAGCTCGGCACTGGCGACCGTGGCGGGGGGCGCGGTCATCGTGACCGGCGTGACGGGCGGCGATGCCGCACAGCTCGTGGCCGCGATCACGTTGGTCACCGGCATCCTCCTTCTGCTCCTCGCGCTGTTCCGCATGGGTTGGATCGCCCAGTTCCTCTCGCGGGCTGTCGTCACAGGGTTCCTCGCCGGGGCTGCCATCGACGTCGTCGCCGGCGAACTGCCGAAACTGACCGGAACCGCGGCAGACGGTGACAACGTCTGGCGAGAACTCGCGTCGTGGGTCATCGGTCTCGGCGATACCCATCTCCCGACCTTGCTGGTCGGCGCCGCAGCTCTCGCTGTCATCCTGGCGTTGCGATTCTGGGCGCCGAAGGTGCCGGGCGCCCTGGTGCTCGTGGTCGGGGGCCTTCTCGCCGCCGCCCTGCTCGATCTGGGCGAGCGAGGCGTTGCGCTGGTGGGCACCGTGCCGAGCGGTCTCCCTCTTCCTCAACTGCCGAGCCTGGACGTCGTGCGGGAGAACATCCCGGAGATCGCGATCGCGGCGCTGGCCCTGCTGCTGATCGGTTTCTCGCAGACGGCGGGTGACGCCCGGTCGTTCGCGACCCGACACCACTACCGGATCGATGCGAACCAGGAGGCGGTCGCGCAGGGCATGGCCAACGTCGGCGCCGGCCTCGTTCAGGGAATGCCGGTCTCCACCAGCCTGTCGGCCAGCTCGCTGAACGAATCGGCCGGCGCCAGGACTCCTGTTGCGTCGCTGACCACCGGGGGGTTGGTGATCCTGACACTCGTCTTCCTCGCACCTCTCTTCGCCGACCTGCCGAAAGCGGTGCTGGGAGCGGTCATCATCGATGCGGTCGTCTTCGGGATGATCGACCTCAAGGAGTTCTCGCGCCTGCGGCGCGTGTCGAGATTCGACTTCTGGATCGCCGTGGCCGCGACGGCGGGCGTGCTCTGGTCAGGGGTGCTCTTCGGGATCGTGATCGGCATCGCCCTGTCGCTTCTGTGGCTGATCTACGTCTCGACCCGGCCCGCCATGCCGCTGCTCGGCCGCGAGCCCGGAACGCAGGTCTTCCGCGACATCGTCCTCAACCCCGCGGATGAGACGTTCCCCGGCATCGCCGTGGTCCGGCTCGACGGCGGCCTGTTCTTCGCCACCGCCGAGGCGTTCGACGAGCGCGTGCGCGAACTCATGCTCGGAGAGCCACCGATCACGACCGTCGTGATCGACCTCGAAGGCGTGGCCTTCGTCGACTCGCAGGGCGCGGCAACGCTCACCGAACTCGTCGACCTCGCCGAAGAGAGGGGAATCGCCCTTCGACTGGCGCGGATGAAGCCTCAGCTGATCCCGGCGCTCGACGCGGAGGGTGTCCTGGATCGGATCGGCGCCGATCGCATACACGGCAACGTCCACCGCGCCGTTCAGGCCCAGCTCGCTCAGGGGGCGGGCGATGACGCCCTCAGCTGA
- a CDS encoding YdeI/OmpD-associated family protein, whose protein sequence is MVATSAKPELHVDTVEEWERRLASDPGPDGVRLRVRKTASRRPGITYAQALEVALCFGWIDGQKQSLDADYFLQVFTPRRPRGVWSKVNIEHAERLISEGRMRPAGQHEIDRAKADGRWDAAYRQSDGDIPAELQAALDADPKIAAAFAAQSAQNRFAMTFCISNLKRPETRAARVAQYVAMLERGETIH, encoded by the coding sequence ATGGTCGCCACCTCCGCCAAGCCCGAGCTGCACGTCGACACCGTCGAGGAGTGGGAGCGCCGGCTCGCCTCCGACCCCGGTCCCGACGGCGTGCGGCTGCGTGTGCGCAAGACGGCGTCGCGCCGGCCGGGCATCACCTATGCCCAGGCGCTCGAGGTCGCCCTCTGCTTCGGCTGGATCGACGGCCAGAAGCAGTCGCTGGACGCCGACTACTTCCTGCAGGTGTTCACGCCACGCAGGCCCCGCGGAGTGTGGTCGAAGGTCAACATCGAGCACGCCGAGCGCCTGATCTCCGAGGGCCGGATGCGCCCCGCCGGCCAGCACGAGATCGACCGCGCCAAGGCCGACGGTCGCTGGGACGCCGCGTACCGTCAGAGCGACGGCGACATTCCCGCCGAACTCCAAGCGGCTCTCGACGCCGACCCGAAGATCGCTGCCGCCTTCGCTGCGCAGTCGGCCCAGAATCGGTTCGCGATGACGTTCTGCATCAGCAACCTCAAGCGTCCGGAAACCCGTGCCGCGCGCGTCGCCCAGTACGTCGCCATGCTCGAGCGGGGCGAGACGATCCACTAG
- a CDS encoding BadF/BadG/BcrA/BcrD ATPase family protein, whose amino-acid sequence MTAASAVVAIDAGQTGMKVRVAPHGAAPVDQVFPGIRTHEPLLPQLASVAIAAARHHRVQIDVLAAGVSGLTEAESDAASLRAAVAAESPDRVLLAHDSVTSYLGALGDRPGAVVAAGTGVVTLAVGRHRVARVDGWGNIMGDAGSGYWIGREALEAVMRAYDGRGRLTALSTLVAERWPEVESAYIELQGADDRVAQIAALARGVAELAADDAVAADICRRAAAELALSVATALDRVADDPGAEAQVAAIGGVFRAEVIREGFARELALRHPRAVVRRAQGAGVDGTAELARLGPGHPLLSHVSVA is encoded by the coding sequence ATGACTGCTGCGAGCGCGGTGGTCGCGATCGATGCCGGCCAGACGGGGATGAAGGTGCGTGTCGCTCCGCACGGTGCGGCGCCGGTCGATCAGGTCTTTCCCGGTATCCGCACCCATGAGCCGCTGCTTCCGCAGCTGGCGTCGGTGGCGATCGCCGCCGCCCGCCATCACCGGGTGCAGATCGACGTGCTGGCCGCCGGGGTTTCGGGGCTCACCGAGGCGGAGTCGGATGCCGCGTCGCTTCGCGCCGCGGTCGCCGCCGAGTCACCCGATCGGGTGCTCCTCGCCCACGACTCGGTCACCTCCTATCTGGGGGCGCTCGGCGATCGTCCGGGCGCCGTCGTCGCCGCCGGAACCGGAGTGGTCACGCTCGCCGTCGGCCGGCACCGCGTCGCGCGGGTCGACGGGTGGGGCAACATCATGGGCGACGCCGGCAGCGGCTATTGGATCGGCCGCGAGGCCCTCGAGGCCGTGATGCGCGCCTACGACGGACGGGGTCGGCTCACCGCGCTGTCGACGCTGGTCGCCGAGCGGTGGCCAGAGGTCGAGAGCGCCTACATCGAGCTGCAGGGGGCCGACGACCGGGTCGCTCAGATCGCCGCGCTCGCGCGCGGTGTCGCCGAGCTCGCCGCGGATGACGCGGTAGCGGCCGACATCTGCCGCCGCGCCGCCGCCGAGCTGGCGCTGTCGGTCGCGACGGCGCTCGATCGGGTGGCCGACGACCCAGGGGCCGAGGCCCAGGTCGCCGCGATCGGCGGCGTGTTCCGCGCCGAGGTCATCCGCGAGGGTTTCGCGCGCGAGCTCGCCCTGCGGCACCCGCGGGCCGTCGTTCGCCGTGCGCAGGGCGCCGGCGTCGACGGCACCGCCGAGCTTGCCCGGCTCGGTCCGGGGCACCCGCTGCTGTCACACGTATCGGTGGCGTGA
- a CDS encoding 1,4-beta-xylanase yields the protein MTWGWVGVRGEWDTPEAEASMTAMAEHGVTWTALAYAAEQATAFSTDIPFGNDPTVTDDEIVAAIRRAHGLGLKVALKPVVNVADGTWRAHIGFFDWDVPGEPSWTQWFASYRRFLLHAARIAEAEGVAMLCIGCEMVRADGQEAHWRALIADIRAVYSGLLTYNCDKYQEDHITWWDAVDVISSSGYYPTGTWTQHLDRIEAVVTREGKPFFFMEAGCPSREGSARLPNDWSLAGAPSGEEQRAYYAEMFEACEGRDWVGGLMLWDWPARLYAREDAVENDDYYPYGKPAGELMRETYRRWQREAAR from the coding sequence ATGACCTGGGGCTGGGTCGGCGTCCGCGGCGAGTGGGACACCCCCGAGGCCGAGGCCTCGATGACCGCGATGGCCGAGCACGGGGTCACCTGGACGGCGCTGGCGTATGCGGCCGAGCAGGCGACCGCGTTCTCCACCGACATCCCTTTCGGAAACGACCCCACGGTCACCGACGATGAGATCGTCGCCGCCATCCGTCGCGCCCACGGGCTCGGGCTGAAGGTGGCGCTCAAGCCTGTGGTGAACGTCGCCGACGGCACCTGGCGGGCGCACATCGGCTTCTTCGACTGGGATGTGCCGGGCGAGCCGTCATGGACGCAGTGGTTCGCCTCGTACCGGCGGTTCCTGCTGCACGCCGCGCGGATCGCCGAAGCGGAGGGTGTGGCGATGCTCTGCATCGGCTGCGAGATGGTGCGTGCCGACGGGCAGGAGGCGCACTGGCGGGCGCTCATCGCCGACATCCGTGCGGTGTACTCCGGCCTCCTCACCTACAACTGCGACAAGTACCAGGAAGACCACATCACCTGGTGGGACGCCGTCGACGTGATCTCGTCGAGCGGCTACTACCCCACCGGCACGTGGACGCAGCACCTCGACCGGATCGAGGCCGTGGTGACGCGCGAGGGCAAGCCGTTCTTCTTCATGGAGGCGGGGTGCCCGAGCCGTGAGGGGTCGGCGCGGTTGCCGAACGACTGGAGCCTCGCCGGGGCGCCGTCGGGCGAGGAGCAGCGGGCGTACTACGCCGAGATGTTCGAGGCGTGCGAGGGCCGCGACTGGGTGGGCGGGCTGATGTTGTGGGATTGGCCGGCACGACTGTACGCGCGTGAAGACGCGGTCGAGAACGATGACTACTACCCGTACGGCAAACCCGCGGGTGAGCTCATGCGCGAGACGTACCGGCGCTGGCAGAGGGAGGCGGCGCGATGA
- a CDS encoding glycoside hydrolase family 2 protein, with product MTLTPLIRRPIADGWTLEATAGPVPDAMRTQVVDAPVPAEVPGCVHTDLLAAGLIPDPYLDDNEALLAWIGRVDWSYRTTFSWAPDGHERHDLVFDGLDTVARVEVNGRTVAETANQHRSYRIPLDTAGLLREGENDLVVHFTAPVPYANAQSVALGARPRPYPLPYEAIRKSACNFGWDWGIATFTSGIWREVRLESWSTARLAEVRTHAAPEGAGGRVAATVRIERADAAARAATDDLRVRLRVGGAETIASVPAGGDEVTGQLNLDQVERWWPAGYGEPHLYEVAVDLLGADETVDTAERRVGFRTVEWDTAPDDAGTPFTLVVNDQPVFVKGANWIPDDALPVRVDRARYERRLRQALEANLNLIRVWGGGIYESDDFYDLCDELGLLTWQDFLFACAAYPEEEPLRSEIEAEARENIVRLASHASLVLLTGNNENIWGYEDWDWKRRLDGRTWGAYYYHDLFPRLISELASHVPYAPGSPFSPGGQHPNAEEHGSMHLWEQWNRQDWLTYREHRPRFVAEFGWQGPPAWTTLRRSVSDDPLTPESPGMIVHQKAMEGNVKLTAGLVPHLRVPDDMETWHWAMQLNQAIAVRTALEHFRSWAPHTMGAIVWQLNDCWPVTSWAAIDGDERPKPLFHALRRAFAARTVSLQPREGGLAAIVTNDTGEEWSGTLHVRRLTFRGDVRADESLGFAVAARGTATLALSSELAQTDAANAEFLIADAGEVRGTWFFAEARDSALPPAEFDLEVSPVEGGSMVTVTATSLVRDLTFLVDKVDPAAHAEEGLITLLPGERTTVRIRHEGTLDAAQLADPRVARTLNELVSP from the coding sequence GTGACCCTCACCCCTCTCATCCGCCGCCCGATCGCCGACGGATGGACCCTGGAGGCCACCGCGGGCCCGGTGCCCGACGCGATGCGGACGCAGGTGGTCGACGCGCCCGTGCCGGCGGAGGTTCCCGGCTGCGTGCACACCGATCTGCTTGCCGCGGGTCTCATTCCCGACCCGTACCTCGATGACAACGAGGCGCTTCTCGCCTGGATCGGCCGCGTCGACTGGTCCTACCGCACGACGTTCTCGTGGGCCCCCGACGGCCACGAACGCCACGACCTCGTCTTCGACGGCCTCGACACCGTCGCCCGCGTCGAGGTCAACGGGCGCACCGTCGCCGAGACGGCGAATCAGCACCGCTCCTACCGCATCCCGCTCGACACGGCCGGGCTGCTCCGCGAGGGTGAGAACGACCTCGTGGTGCACTTCACCGCGCCGGTGCCCTACGCCAACGCGCAGAGCGTCGCACTCGGTGCGCGCCCGCGGCCCTATCCCCTCCCCTACGAGGCGATCCGCAAATCGGCCTGCAACTTCGGCTGGGACTGGGGCATCGCCACCTTCACCTCCGGCATCTGGCGCGAGGTGCGCCTGGAGTCGTGGTCGACCGCGCGGCTGGCCGAGGTACGCACCCACGCCGCGCCCGAAGGCGCAGGAGGGCGCGTCGCCGCGACCGTGCGGATCGAACGAGCGGATGCCGCGGCGCGGGCGGCCACGGATGACCTGCGCGTGCGGCTCCGTGTCGGCGGTGCCGAGACCATCGCCTCGGTGCCGGCAGGCGGCGACGAGGTCACGGGTCAGCTGAACCTCGACCAGGTCGAGCGCTGGTGGCCTGCCGGCTACGGCGAACCCCACCTGTACGAGGTGGCGGTCGACTTGCTCGGGGCCGACGAGACCGTCGACACCGCCGAGCGCCGTGTGGGCTTCCGCACCGTGGAGTGGGACACCGCGCCCGACGACGCCGGCACACCGTTCACCCTCGTCGTCAACGACCAGCCGGTCTTCGTCAAGGGGGCGAACTGGATCCCCGACGACGCCCTGCCGGTTCGGGTCGACCGTGCCCGCTACGAGCGACGGCTGCGCCAGGCGCTCGAGGCGAACCTCAACCTCATCCGGGTCTGGGGCGGCGGCATCTACGAGAGCGACGACTTCTACGACCTGTGCGATGAGCTCGGCCTTCTCACCTGGCAGGACTTCCTCTTCGCCTGCGCCGCCTACCCCGAGGAGGAGCCGCTGCGCTCCGAGATCGAGGCGGAGGCACGCGAGAACATCGTTCGTCTGGCATCCCATGCCTCACTCGTCCTGCTCACCGGCAACAACGAGAACATCTGGGGTTACGAGGACTGGGACTGGAAGCGCCGACTCGACGGCCGCACCTGGGGCGCGTACTACTATCACGACCTCTTCCCTCGTCTCATCTCCGAGCTCGCCTCGCACGTGCCGTACGCGCCGGGGAGTCCCTTCAGCCCGGGCGGACAGCACCCGAACGCCGAAGAGCACGGATCGATGCACCTGTGGGAGCAGTGGAACCGGCAGGACTGGCTCACCTACCGCGAGCACCGGCCGCGCTTCGTCGCCGAGTTCGGCTGGCAGGGCCCGCCCGCGTGGACGACCCTTCGCCGTTCGGTGTCGGACGACCCGCTCACGCCCGAATCGCCGGGCATGATCGTGCACCAGAAGGCGATGGAGGGCAACGTCAAGCTCACCGCCGGTCTCGTGCCGCACCTGCGCGTGCCCGACGACATGGAGACCTGGCACTGGGCGATGCAGCTGAATCAGGCGATCGCAGTGCGTACGGCGCTGGAGCACTTCCGCTCGTGGGCGCCGCACACCATGGGGGCGATCGTGTGGCAGCTCAACGACTGCTGGCCGGTCACCTCGTGGGCGGCGATCGACGGAGACGAGCGACCGAAGCCGCTCTTCCACGCGCTGCGACGCGCTTTCGCGGCGCGCACCGTCTCTCTCCAGCCGCGTGAGGGCGGGCTGGCAGCCATCGTGACGAACGACACCGGCGAGGAGTGGTCGGGCACGCTGCATGTGCGTCGTCTCACTTTCCGCGGTGACGTCCGCGCGGACGAGTCGCTCGGGTTCGCCGTCGCCGCGCGCGGGACGGCGACGCTCGCGTTGTCGAGCGAGCTGGCGCAGACGGATGCCGCGAACGCCGAGTTCCTGATCGCCGACGCCGGTGAGGTGCGCGGCACGTGGTTCTTCGCCGAGGCTCGCGACAGCGCGCTTCCGCCGGCGGAGTTCGACCTCGAGGTCTCCCCCGTCGAGGGCGGCAGCATGGTGACCGTCACCGCGACCTCGCTGGTGCGCGACCTGACCTTCCTCGTCGACAAGGTCGACCCGGCCGCGCACGCCGAGGAGGGCCTCATCACGCTCCTTCCCGGCGAGCGCACGACCGTGCGCATTCGCCACGAGGGCACGCTGGATGCTGCGCAGCTGGCCGACCCGCGCGTGGCGCGCACGCTCAACGAACTGGTGAGCCCGTGA
- a CDS encoding carbohydrate ABC transporter permease, with protein MSATALRPPRAGRSIGATVKYLSLIAGVVVTLVPLSVVLIASLKTSQEIGTTGPFEAPGSWFNLENFVIAFEQGGMVEGFINTTIVLAFSLVGTIFIGSTAAYALDRFRFRGKKLVVGLFLVATLIPGVTSQVATFQIINGLGLYDSMAALVMLFMGTDIISIYIFIQFMQSIPVSLDEAAMIDGANRWTIYWRIVLPLLKPAIATVVIIKGIAIYNEFYLPFLYLPSEGLISTSLFRFKGPFGANWEIIAAGTILVIIPTLVAFLALQRWIYRGLTAGAVK; from the coding sequence ATGAGCGCGACCGCCCTCCGTCCTCCCCGCGCCGGCCGCTCGATCGGCGCGACTGTGAAGTACCTGTCGCTCATCGCCGGGGTGGTGGTCACGCTCGTGCCCCTGTCGGTCGTGCTGATCGCGAGCCTGAAGACCTCGCAGGAGATCGGCACGACCGGGCCCTTCGAGGCGCCGGGGTCATGGTTCAACCTCGAGAACTTCGTCATCGCCTTCGAGCAGGGCGGCATGGTCGAGGGGTTCATCAACACCACGATCGTGCTGGCGTTCTCGCTGGTGGGCACCATCTTCATCGGCTCCACCGCCGCGTACGCGCTCGACCGCTTCCGCTTCCGAGGAAAGAAGCTGGTCGTCGGGCTCTTCCTCGTCGCCACGCTGATCCCCGGAGTGACGAGTCAGGTCGCGACGTTCCAGATCATCAACGGTCTGGGGCTCTACGACTCGATGGCGGCGCTCGTGATGCTGTTCATGGGCACCGACATCATCTCGATCTACATCTTCATCCAGTTCATGCAGTCGATCCCCGTCTCCCTCGACGAGGCGGCGATGATCGACGGCGCGAACCGGTGGACGATCTACTGGCGCATCGTGCTGCCGCTGCTCAAGCCCGCGATCGCCACGGTCGTGATCATCAAGGGGATCGCCATCTACAACGAGTTCTACCTTCCCTTCCTGTACCTGCCGTCGGAGGGCCTGATCTCCACGTCGCTGTTCCGATTCAAAGGACCGTTCGGCGCGAACTGGGAGATCATCGCCGCCGGCACGATCCTCGTCATCATCCCCACCCTCGTCGCGTTCCTCGCTCTGCAGCGCTGGATCTATCGCGGCCTGACCGCCGGAGCCGTCAAGTGA